One Anoplopoma fimbria isolate UVic2021 breed Golden Eagle Sablefish chromosome 21, Afim_UVic_2022, whole genome shotgun sequence DNA segment encodes these proteins:
- the LOC129110511 gene encoding glycine--tRNA ligase gives MEEVLAPLREAVREQGDLVHQLKEKGANEQELSRAVSELKARKKILEAKELALQPKDDTVDRVKMEDTLKRRFFYDQAFAIYGGVSGLYDFGPVGCALKNNILQVWRQHFIQEEQILEIDCTMLTPEPVLKTSGHVDKFADYMVKDAKTGECFRADHLLKAHLKKLMSDEKCSQEKVTEMEDVITQMDNYTQQELTDLFDKYNVKSPSTGNDLTPPVSFNLMFQTSIGPGGNTPGYLRPETAQGMFLNFKRLLEFNQGKLPFGAAQIGNSFRNEISPRSGLIRVREFTMAEIEHFVDPNEKIHPKFSNVADLDILLFSSKAQTSGQSAQIRRLGDAVEQGVINNSVLGYFIGRIYLYLIKAGLSKDKVRFRQHMENEMAHYACDCWDAESKTSYGWIEIVGCADRSCYDLTCHSRATKVPLVAEKPLKEPKVVNVVQFEPNKGAIGTAFKKDAKLVLEYLAACDECYISDQEELLNEKGEFSVETQGRTFKLTKDMVSVKRFQKTLHVEEFVPNVIEPSFGIGRIMYSIFEHSFRIRQGDEQRTYFSFPATVAPYKCSILPLSQNQEFTPFVQQLSEAMTKNGVSYKVDDSSGSIGRRYARSDEIGVAFGITVDFDTVNKTPHTATLRDRDSMRQIRAEVAELPGMVRDLANGTLTWAEVEKKYPVFEGQETSKKE, from the exons ATGGAAGAAGTACTGGCGCCTTTAAGGGAGGCTGTGAGGGAACAG GGTGACTTGGTGCATCAGTTGAAGGAAAAGGGCGCCAACGAGCAGGAGCTGAGCAGAGCTGTTTCAGAACTGAAAGCCCGGAAGAAGATTCTTGAAGCAAAG GAGCTAGCTTTGCAGCCCAAAGATGACACGGTGGACAGAGTGAAGATGGAGGATACCTTAAAGAGGAGATTCTTCTACGATCAGGCCTTCGCCATATATGGAG GTGTGAGCGGCCTGTATGACTTTGGCCCTGTTGGCTGCGCCCTGAAGAACAACATCCTGCAGGTTTGGAGGCAGCACTTCATCCAGGAGGAGCAGATCCTGGAGATCGACTGCACCATGCTGACCCCTGAGCCTGTCCTTAA GACGTCGGGACATGTGGATAAATTTGCTGACTACATGGTGAAAGATGCCAAGACTGGAGAGTGCTTCCGCGCCGATCACCTCCTCAAAG CTCACCTGAAAAAACTAATGTCTGATGAGAAATGCTCTCAAGAGAAGGTGACCGAGATGGAGGACGTAATAACTCAG ATGGACAACTACACTCAGCAGGAGCTGACGGACCTCTTTGACAAATACAACGTTAAGTCTCCCTCCACAGGAAACGACCTCACACCTCCCGTCTCCTTCAACCTGATGTTTCAGACGTCCATCGGCCCAGGGGGGAACACGCCCGG CTATCTGAGGCCTGAAACCGCTCAGGGTATGTTCCTGAACTTCAAACGCTTGCTGGAGTTCAACCAGGGAAAACTTCCCTTCGGTGCCGCTCAGATTGGAAACTCCTTCAGGAACGAGATCTCTCCTCGCTCTGGACTCATTCGCGTCAG AGAGTTCACCATGGCTGAGATCGAGCACTTTGTGGACCCAAACGAGAAGATCCACCCTAAGTTCTCCAACGTGGCAGACCTGGACATCCTGTTGTTCTCCTCCAAGGCTCAGACCAGCGGCCAGTCTGCACAAATCAGGAGGCTGGGTGACGCTGTGGAGCAG GGAGTGATCAACAATTCAGTGTTGGGTTACTTCATTGGAAGAATCTACCTCTATCTCATCAAAGCAGGGCTCTCTAAGGATAAAGTGCGTTTCCGACAGCACATGGAAAACGAGATGGCTCACTACGCATGTGACTGCTGGGACGCCGAGTCCAAAACCTCCTAT gGTTGGATTGAGATCGTGGGCTGTGCTGACCGCTCTTGCTATGACCTCACGTGTCACTCCAGAGCCACCAAGGTGCCTCTCGTGGCTGAAAAGCCCCTGAAAGAACC CAAAGTGGTAAACGTTGTCCAGTTTGAGCCCAATAAGGGAGCCATAGGAACCGCCTTCAAGAAAGATGCCAAGTTGGTTCTGGAGTACCTGGCCGCCTGTGACGAATGCTACATCAGTGATCAGGAGGAGCTCCTCAATGAAAAGGG GGAGTTCAGTGTTGAGACACAAGGAAGAACATTTAAGCTGACCAAAGACATGGTCAGCGTGAAGAGGTTCCAGAAAACTCTGCACG TGGAGGAGTTTGTTCCCAATGTAATCGAGCCGTCCTTTGGCATCGGCAGAATCATGTACTCCATCTTTGAGCACTCGTTCCGCATCCGACAGGGGGATGAACAGAGGACG tATTTCAGCTTCCCTGCCACTGTAGCTCCATACAAATGTTCCATCCTGCCTTTGAGCCAAAACCAGGAGTTCACACCATTTGTCCAGCAGTTAT CTGAGGCGATGACTAAAAACGGCGTGTCCTACAAAGTGGACGACTCCTCAGGATCCATCGGGAGGCGTTACGCCCGCTCCGACGAGATCGGAGTGGCGTTTGGCATCACTGTTGACTTCGACACGGTGAACAAGACGCCTCACACGGCCACGCTGAGAGACCGAGACTCCATGAGGCAGATCAGGGCCGAG GTCGCTGAGTTGCCAGGGATGGTTCGAGATCTGGCTAACGGCACCTTGACGTGGGCTGAGGTGGAGAAAAAGTACCCCGTCTTTGAAGGACAAGAGACCAGCAAGAAGGAGTAG
- the hhatlb gene encoding hedgehog acyltransferase like, b isoform X1, whose protein sequence is MRCHFRSKTWFSCADKVLTGLMSVCSGASRALPVTMGIKAALPKYEIYFYNTVLCLAMFWASSWIFDLSSSSANRKTFKTSVKPGWYYFGRKMDTADFEWMMWFSTFRAHILFALSGHVLFAKICSMLAPQHRSLVYMVYGLLAVWTSMGWTYVTLILSHCILLYSISLVKIRWLCFVTGLCTLATFKCEPFVSWQAGFVEGDFDLRHVLFYGGCGFTIMRCMSFALENCERKDGNYNILELLKYNFYLPFFYFGPVMTFDKFYIQANKSDLTRKEWEVWNISLQGAIHLGAIIVVDVLFHFLYILTIPTDLKLLKHASDWALVGLAYFNLVYDWVKAAVMFGVINTVSRLDHLDPPKPPKCITTLYVFAETHFDRGINEWLCKYVYDYLGGKHDNVVEELVATLCTFGVTILWLGPCEVVLVWAFFNCFGLNFELWTAKVFSMEPFASFEMSMPEATSRRIRAIFNTFNFWSIVLYNILALNSMDFAKLVAKRLLLKGFPITTIIVMFVTYCLIQVIKERERRQALIDDPDPLPPAPPQSATTAAAAPTAAPPVADPSKQKAE, encoded by the exons ATGCGGTGTCATTTCAGAAGTAAAACCTGGTTTAGTTGTGCAGATAAAGTATTGACTGGTTTGATGTCGGTGTGTTCAGGAGCCTCCAGAGCTCTTCCTGTCACCATGGGGATCAAAGCTGCACTTCCCAAATATGAGATATATTTCTACAACACGGTGCTTTGTCTGGCCATGTTCTGGGCTTCCAGCTGGATCTTCGACCTGTCCAGTT cCAGTGCAAACAGAAAAACGTTCAAAACCAGCGTGAAGCCAGGATGGTACTACTTTGGGAGGAAAATG GACACAGCTGATTTTGAGTGGATGATGTGGTTTTCCACCTTCAGAGCGCACATCCTGTTTGCTCTCTCTGGCCATGTGCTGTTCGCTAAGATCTGCTCCATGTTGGCTCCACAG CACAGGTCCCTGGTGTACATGGTGTATGGGCTGCTGGCCGTGTGGACCAGTATGGGCTGGACCTACGTCACCCTCATCCTGTCCCACTGTATTCTGCTCTACAGCATCTCCTTGGTGAAAATCCGCTGGCTCTGCTTCGTCACGGGACTTTGCACCCTCGCTACATTTAAGTGTGAACCCTTCGTGTCCTGGCAG GCAGGCTTTGTGGAGGGTGACTTTGATCTGCGTCATGTTCTCTTCTATGGAGGTTGTGGGTTTACTATCATGCGCTGTATGAGCTTTGCTCTGGAGAACTGCGAGAGGAAAGATGGAAACTACAACATCCTGGAACTGCTCAAGTACAACTTCTACCTCCCCTTCTTCTATTTTGGGCCTGTCATGACCTTTGATAAGTTTTATATTCAG GCCAACAAGTCAGACCTGACCAGGAAAGAGTGGGAGGTGtggaacatcagtctgcagggCGCAATTCACCTGGGAGCCATCATTGTGGTGGACGTCCTCTTCCATTTCCTGTACATCCTCACCATCCCCACCGACCTGAAGCTTCTTAAGCATGCCTCTGATTGGGCTTTAG TGGGCCTAGCTTACTTTAACCTGGTGTATGACTGGGTTAAAGCCGCTGTCATGTTTGGAGTCATCAACACTGTGTCGAGACTGGATCATCTGGATCCTCCCAAGCCACCAAAATGCATCACTACGCTCTACGTGTTTGCTGAAAC tcATTTTGACAGAGGGATCAACGAGTGGCTGTGCAA GTACGTGTACGATTACCTGGGTGGAAAACATGACAACgtggtggaggagctggtggCTACACTGTGCACCTTTGGCGTCACCATCCTGTGGTTGGGACCCTGCGAGGTGGTGCTGGTCTGGGCTTTCTTTAACTGTTTTGGCCTCAACTTTGAGCTGTGGACTGCCAAGGTCTTCTCCATGGAGCCTTTTGCTTCATTTGAG atgTCAATGCCAGAAGCAACATCCCGCCGGATCAGAGCCATCTTCAATACTTTTAACTTCTGGAGCATTGTGTTATACAACATCCTGGCCTTGAACAGTATGGACTTTGCCAAGTTGGTCGCAAAGCGGCTGCTTCTCAAAG GCTTCCCTATAACCACCATCATCGTCATGTTTGTGACCTACTGCCTGATTCAAGTGattaaggagagagagaggaggcaggcCCTTATTGATGATCCtgatcctcttcctcctgctcccccTCAAAGCGCCACCACCGCTGCAGCTGCACCCACTGCTGCTCCACCAGTCGCAGATCCTAGCAAGCAAAAAGCAGAGTAG
- the hhatlb gene encoding hedgehog acyltransferase like, b isoform X2, which produces MGIKAALPKYEIYFYNTVLCLAMFWASSWIFDLSSSSANRKTFKTSVKPGWYYFGRKMDTADFEWMMWFSTFRAHILFALSGHVLFAKICSMLAPQHRSLVYMVYGLLAVWTSMGWTYVTLILSHCILLYSISLVKIRWLCFVTGLCTLATFKCEPFVSWQAGFVEGDFDLRHVLFYGGCGFTIMRCMSFALENCERKDGNYNILELLKYNFYLPFFYFGPVMTFDKFYIQANKSDLTRKEWEVWNISLQGAIHLGAIIVVDVLFHFLYILTIPTDLKLLKHASDWALVGLAYFNLVYDWVKAAVMFGVINTVSRLDHLDPPKPPKCITTLYVFAETHFDRGINEWLCKYVYDYLGGKHDNVVEELVATLCTFGVTILWLGPCEVVLVWAFFNCFGLNFELWTAKVFSMEPFASFEMSMPEATSRRIRAIFNTFNFWSIVLYNILALNSMDFAKLVAKRLLLKGFPITTIIVMFVTYCLIQVIKERERRQALIDDPDPLPPAPPQSATTAAAAPTAAPPVADPSKQKAE; this is translated from the exons ATGGGGATCAAAGCTGCACTTCCCAAATATGAGATATATTTCTACAACACGGTGCTTTGTCTGGCCATGTTCTGGGCTTCCAGCTGGATCTTCGACCTGTCCAGTT cCAGTGCAAACAGAAAAACGTTCAAAACCAGCGTGAAGCCAGGATGGTACTACTTTGGGAGGAAAATG GACACAGCTGATTTTGAGTGGATGATGTGGTTTTCCACCTTCAGAGCGCACATCCTGTTTGCTCTCTCTGGCCATGTGCTGTTCGCTAAGATCTGCTCCATGTTGGCTCCACAG CACAGGTCCCTGGTGTACATGGTGTATGGGCTGCTGGCCGTGTGGACCAGTATGGGCTGGACCTACGTCACCCTCATCCTGTCCCACTGTATTCTGCTCTACAGCATCTCCTTGGTGAAAATCCGCTGGCTCTGCTTCGTCACGGGACTTTGCACCCTCGCTACATTTAAGTGTGAACCCTTCGTGTCCTGGCAG GCAGGCTTTGTGGAGGGTGACTTTGATCTGCGTCATGTTCTCTTCTATGGAGGTTGTGGGTTTACTATCATGCGCTGTATGAGCTTTGCTCTGGAGAACTGCGAGAGGAAAGATGGAAACTACAACATCCTGGAACTGCTCAAGTACAACTTCTACCTCCCCTTCTTCTATTTTGGGCCTGTCATGACCTTTGATAAGTTTTATATTCAG GCCAACAAGTCAGACCTGACCAGGAAAGAGTGGGAGGTGtggaacatcagtctgcagggCGCAATTCACCTGGGAGCCATCATTGTGGTGGACGTCCTCTTCCATTTCCTGTACATCCTCACCATCCCCACCGACCTGAAGCTTCTTAAGCATGCCTCTGATTGGGCTTTAG TGGGCCTAGCTTACTTTAACCTGGTGTATGACTGGGTTAAAGCCGCTGTCATGTTTGGAGTCATCAACACTGTGTCGAGACTGGATCATCTGGATCCTCCCAAGCCACCAAAATGCATCACTACGCTCTACGTGTTTGCTGAAAC tcATTTTGACAGAGGGATCAACGAGTGGCTGTGCAA GTACGTGTACGATTACCTGGGTGGAAAACATGACAACgtggtggaggagctggtggCTACACTGTGCACCTTTGGCGTCACCATCCTGTGGTTGGGACCCTGCGAGGTGGTGCTGGTCTGGGCTTTCTTTAACTGTTTTGGCCTCAACTTTGAGCTGTGGACTGCCAAGGTCTTCTCCATGGAGCCTTTTGCTTCATTTGAG atgTCAATGCCAGAAGCAACATCCCGCCGGATCAGAGCCATCTTCAATACTTTTAACTTCTGGAGCATTGTGTTATACAACATCCTGGCCTTGAACAGTATGGACTTTGCCAAGTTGGTCGCAAAGCGGCTGCTTCTCAAAG GCTTCCCTATAACCACCATCATCGTCATGTTTGTGACCTACTGCCTGATTCAAGTGattaaggagagagagaggaggcaggcCCTTATTGATGATCCtgatcctcttcctcctgctcccccTCAAAGCGCCACCACCGCTGCAGCTGCACCCACTGCTGCTCCACCAGTCGCAGATCCTAGCAAGCAAAAAGCAGAGTAG